In Pseudomonas sp. LRP2-20, the genomic window CCCGAACATCATCATGCGCGTCGCCGATTTTTCCTTCGAACTCCCCGATTCCCTGATCGCCCGCCACCCTCTGGCCGAGCGCCATGGCAGCCGTCTGCTGGTCCTCGATGGGCCGAGCGGGGCGTTGGCGCACAAGCAATTCCCGGATCTGCTCGACTACCTGCAGCCGGGCGACCTGATGGTGTTCAACAACACCCGGGTAATTCCCGCGCGGCTGTTTGGCCAGAAAGCCTCCGGCGGCAAGCTGGAAGTGCTGGTCGAGCGCGTGCTCGACAGCCACCGCGTGCTGGCCCATGTGCGTGCCAGCAAGGCCCCTAAAGAAGGCGCGATGATCCTCATCGATGGCGGTGGCGAGGCCGAGATGGTCGCCCGCCACGACACGCTGTTCGAGCTGCGCTTCACCGAAGAGGTGCTGCCACTGCTCGACCGCGTCGGCCATATGCCGCTGCCGCCGTACATCGACCGCCCGGACGAGGGCGCCGACCGCGAGCGCTACCAGACCGTGTACGCCGAGCGTGCCGGTGCCGTAGCTGCGCCGACTGCCGGCCTGCACTTCGACGAAGCGCTGCTGGAGAAGATCGCAGCCAAGGGCGTCGAGCGCGCCTTCGTCACCCTGCACGTGGGGGCTGGCACCTTCCAGCCGGTGCGGGTCGACAAGATCGAAGACCACCACATGCACAAAGAGTGGCTTGAAGTGAGCCAGGACGTGGTCGACGCCATCGAGGCCTGCCGCGCCCGTGGCGGCCGGGTGATCGCGGTCGGTACCACCAGCGTGCGCTCGCTGGAGAGCGCGGCGCGCGATGGCGTGCTCAAGGCCTTCAGCGGTGACACCGACATCTTCATCTACCCGGGCCGGCCGTTCCATGTGGTCGATTGCCTGGTCACCAACTTCCACCTGCCGGAGTCCACGCTGCTGATGCTGGTCTCGGCCTTCGCCGGTTACCCCGAGACCATGGCTGCCTATGCGGCGGCGGTCGGCAACGGGTACCGCTTCTTCAGTTACGGTGATGCCATGTTCATCACCCGCAATCCGGCGCCACGCGGCCCAGAGGATCAAGCATGAGTCGCACCTGTCGAATGTCGTTCGAACTGTTGGCCACCGACGGCAAGGCCCGTCGTGGCCGG contains:
- the queA gene encoding tRNA preQ1(34) S-adenosylmethionine ribosyltransferase-isomerase QueA; translation: MRVADFSFELPDSLIARHPLAERHGSRLLVLDGPSGALAHKQFPDLLDYLQPGDLMVFNNTRVIPARLFGQKASGGKLEVLVERVLDSHRVLAHVRASKAPKEGAMILIDGGGEAEMVARHDTLFELRFTEEVLPLLDRVGHMPLPPYIDRPDEGADRERYQTVYAERAGAVAAPTAGLHFDEALLEKIAAKGVERAFVTLHVGAGTFQPVRVDKIEDHHMHKEWLEVSQDVVDAIEACRARGGRVIAVGTTSVRSLESAARDGVLKAFSGDTDIFIYPGRPFHVVDCLVTNFHLPESTLLMLVSAFAGYPETMAAYAAAVGNGYRFFSYGDAMFITRNPAPRGPEDQA